The region ACGACTGGCGCAGCTGGTTCCGCCTCGCGATCGCCTACCACGACGCCCGCGACACCCCGCGCGCCCGCAAGGCGATGCAGCGGGCGATCGCCCTGCGCGAGGGCAGGCGCCCCGCCGAGGCCTGAGAACCCCGGCGCACACGAGAAGTGCGACGAGCGGCACGGCGGAGAAGAACGTCGAAGGGGCCGGCCCGCGGAGTGCAGACCGGCCCCTTCGCCCTGCTACGGCGCCCTAGTACGTCGCCTGGCTACCTCGCCTTGCTACGACGCCCTGCTACGACCGCTGGGGCTCAGTCCCGCCGGTACTCGTCGGCCCACACCTCGACGGCGTCCGCCGCCCGGTCGAAGGCCTCCGTACGCGCCAGGAAGTCGGAGTTGTGCGAGGTGAGCAGCGGCGGCACGCTGTCCGCCGCACGACCCTTGCGTACGAGGATCAGCGCCTGTCCCTGCACGGTGCGCGGCAGCCCGAGCCAGCGCACCGGCTGCTGGACGGTGCGTACGGCGACGACCTGGTCCCAGGACGCCGTACTCGTGTTCAGGAAGCCCACGCGGCGCAGCCCCCGCGCACTCACCCAGACGCCCATCCGCAGCAGCCGCAACGCGCACAGGATCACGAGCACGGAGCCACCGAAGCAGAGCAGGGCGGAGGAGCGGCTGCCGGTGAGCGCGACGAGCACGGCCGCGACAAGCACGTAGGAGGCGAGCAGCAGCACGAGCGCGGCGAGGGCCACCCGCCACGGCCCGGGCCGGTAGGGGCGCCGCCAGCGGCCGCGGTCGTCGAAGGGCAGGGCGAGTTCGTCCGCCACCTCGTCAAAGTCACGGTCCGCCGTCAGGAAGGGCAGGGGCACGACTGATCCTCACTCAATCCACGCATGGGCTGTGCCCGGTGAGGCTATCGAGCGGGGTCCCCGCTCACCACCCTTGGGGGGCCATGGGGGTGCCGCCACGCCCTTTGGGCTGCGGGGGAGGGTCAGCGGCCGTTGGAGGCTTCGGAATGCTGGGTCGTCGCGGACGACTGGTCGAGCGACAGGGCCGGCATCCCGACGATCAGCGCGCCCACCAGCCCGGCGACCACGGTGAGGCCCAGGAGCCAGCGGCCGAATATCTCGCCGGCCGACGAGCGTCGGCGGGGTGGGGGAGCGACATTGCTGCGGAACTGGTCGGCTTCTGCGATGAAGGCGAACGGTACGGGCTCGCGCCGACGGAACATGGGGGTTGCTTCTCCTCTGGAGACTCGAACGGATCACTGTCACCAATACAGACGAGCGAACGGCCCAAGAGGTGCCCGGAATCACCGAATTCGCTGAAGTTCGCCGACGAATGTCGCGGCACGGCACCGAACGCCCCGTTGTCAGTGGCGGGCCGTAGAGTGGGCGCCGCCCGAGAGATGTGATGGGAAGGACCCTCCGCACCGTGACCGACACCCCCGCCGACGACCTCAAGCCCAGTTTCCGCAGCGATGTCACCGTCGAGCTGGTCAAGCACACCGCGTCCGACTCGGACGTGCTGTTCGCCGCCCGCGTCTCGACCCTCGGTGAGCAGTCCCTCGACGAGCTCCAGAAGGACCCCGAGCGCTCCAAGGGCCTGTTGAACTACCTGATGCGGGACCGGCACGGCAGCCCCTTCGAGCACAACTCGATGACCTTCTTCATCAGCGCCCCGATCTTCGTCTTCCGCGAGTTCATGCGGCACCGTGTGGGCTGGTCGTACAACGAGGAGTCGGGCAGGTACAGGGAGCTCGAGCCGGTCTTCTACGTCCCGGACGAGTCCCGCAAGCTGGTCCAGGAGGGCCGCCCCGGCAAGTACGTCTTCGTCGAGGGCACCCAGGCGCAGCAGGAGCTCACGGGCCGCGTGATGGAGGACTCCTACCGACAGGCGTACGAGGCGTACCAGGAGATGCTGGCCGCCGGTGTGGCCCGCGAGGTGGCCCGCGCCGTCCTCCCCGTCGGCCTCTTCTCCTCGATGTACGCCACCTGCAACGCACGCTCCCTGATGCACTTCCTCGGTCTGCGCACCCAGCACGAGCTCGCCAAGGTCCCGTCCTTCCCTCAGCGGGAGATCGAGATGGTCGGCGAGCAGATGGAGGCGGAGTGGGCCAAGCTCATGCCGCTCACCTACGCGGCCTTCAACGCCAACGGGCGCGTGGCGCCGTAACGCGCTCCCACGCGCCGTTCGGCACAGATGTACGGATCAACCGAGCGAGGTGTCCGTATTGCGGCATTTCGAGAAGTTCATCTAGCCTGATCAAACGGACCCGGCACTGCTTGAACCCCCGAGCAGGCAGTGCCGGGCTCCGCATTTGTCGCGCTTTGTCGTGTCCCGCGAGGGCAGACCATGCCTTGAGCAGCGAGTAGCGTGTTACCCATGGCTCCGACCTCCACTCCGCAGACCCCCTTCGGGCGGGTCCTCACCGCCATGGTCACGCCCTTCACGGCGGACGGCGCACTCGACCTCGACGGCGCACAGCGGCTCGCCACCCACCTGGTGGACGCAGGCAACGACGGCCTGATCATCAACGGCACCACCGGTGAGTCACCGACCACCAGTGACGTGGAGAAATCGGATCTCGTACGAGCCGTACTCGAGGCGGTCGGCGACCGCGCCCACATCGTCGCGGGCGTCGGCACGAACGACACCCACCACAGCATCGAGCTCGCCCGCGCCGCCGAGAAGGCCGGCGCGCATGGCCTGCTGACCGTGACGCCGTACTACAACAAGCCCCCGCAAGAGGGCCTGTACCGTCACTTCTCGGCCATCGCCGACGCGACCGAGCTGCCGGTGATGCTGTACGACATCCCCGGCCGCAGCGGCGTACCGATCAGCACCGAAACCCTCGTGCGGCTGGCCGAGCACCCGCGTATCGTCGCGAACAAGGACGCCAAGGGAGACCTCGGCCGAGCCAGCTGGGCCATCGCCCGCTCCGGACTCGCCTGGTACTCCGGCGACGACATGCTGAACCTGCCGCTGCTCTCCGTGGGCGCGGTCGGCTTCGTCTCCGTCGTCGGCCACGTCGTCACCCCGGAGCTGCGCGCCATGCTGGACGCGTACGTCTCGGGCGACGTACAGAAGGCCACCGAGATCCACCAGAAGCTGCTCCCCGTCTTCACCGGCATGTTCCGCACCCAGGGCGTCATGACGACCAAGGCCGCGCTCGCCCTCCAGGGCCTGCCCGCCGGACCGCTGCGCGCCCCGATGGTCGAGCTGTCGCCCGAGGAGACCGCCCAGCTCAAGATCGATCTTGCTGCCGGCGGGGTAGAACTCTAAATACAGACTTCACAACTGAATATGCACGACAACGCAGGCCAGGGGCCTGCACCCCACACAGACAACTGCTACTGCACGAACGTCATGCGCGCCACGTGCCTTGCCAGGTACGTGGCGCGTGTGGTGAGGAGAGTCTTTTGAGTCATCCGCATCCTGAACTTGGCCCGCCGCCGAAGCTCCCCAAGGGAGGCCTGCGGGTCACCCCGCTCGGTGGCCTTGGCGAAATCGGCCGGAACATGACGGTCTTCGAGTACGACGGCCGACTGCTGATCGTCGACTGCGGAGTGCTCTTCCCCGAGGAGGAGCAGCCCGGAATCGACCTGATCCTGCCGGACTTCACGTCCATCAGGGACCGCCTCGACGACATCGAGGGCATCGTCCTCACCCATGGCCACGAGGACCACATCGGCGCTGTCCCGTTCCTCCTGCGCGAGAAGCCGGACATCCCGCTGATCGGCTCCAAGCTGACACTCGCCCTCATCGAGGCGAAGCTCCAGGAGCACCGCATCCGCCCGTACACCCTCGAAGTCGCGGAGGGCCACCGCGAGCGCATCGGCCCCTTCGACTGCGAGTTCGTGGCGGTCAACCACTCCATCCCGGACGCCCTCGCGGTCGCCATCCGCACCCCCGCGGGCATGGTCGTCCACACCGGCGACTTCAAGATGGACCAGCTCCCGCTGGACAACCGCCTCACCGACCTGCACGCGTTCGCACGTCTGAGCGAGGAAGGCATCGACCTTCTTCTCTCCGACTCCACGAACGCCGAGGTTCCGGGCTTCGTCCCGCCCGAGCGCGACATCTCGAACGCACTGCGCACGGTCTTCGCCAGCGCCCGCAAGCGGATCATCGTGGCGAGCTTCGCCAGCCACGTTCACCGCATCCAGCAGATCCTGGACGCGGCCCACGAGTACGGCCGCCGGGTCGCCTTCGTCGGCCGCTCGATGGTCCGCAACATGGGCATCGCACGCGACCTGGGCTATCTGAAGGTCCCGCCGGGCCTCGTGGTGGACGTCAAGACGCTCGACGACCTCCCGGACCACGAGATCGTCCTCGTCTGCACGGGCTCGCAGGGCGAGCCGATGGCGGCCCTGTCGAGGATGGCCAACCGGGACCACCAGATCCGGATCGTCCAGGGCGACACGGTGATCCTGGCTTCGTCACTCATCCCGGGCAACGAGAACGCGGTCTACCGCGTCATCAACGGCCTTACCCGCTGGGGCGCCAACGTCGTCCACAAGGGCAACGCCAAGGTGCACGTCTCCGGCCACGCCTCCGCGGGCGAGCTGCTGTACTTCTACAACATCTGCAAGCCGCGGAACCTGATGCCGGTCCACGGCGAATGGCGCCACCTGCGCGCCAACGCCGAGCTGGGCGCCCTCACCGGCGTCCCGCACGACCGCATCGTGATCGCCGAGGACGGAATCGTCGTCGACCTCATCGAGGGCAAGGCGAAGATCTCCGGCAAGGTCCAGGCGGGTTACGTGTACGTCGACGGCCTCTCGGTCGGTGACGTGGGCGAGCCGGCGCTCAAGGACCGCAAGATCCTCGGTGACGAGGGCATCATCTCGGTCTTCGTGGTGATCGACTCGAGTACGGGCAAGATCAACGCCGGTCCGCACGTCCACGCGCGTGGTTCGGGCATCGACGACTCCGCCTTCGCGGACGTCATCCCGAAGGTCACGGAGGTCCTGGAGCGCTCGGCCCAGGACGGCGTGGTCGAGCCCCATCAGATGCAGCAACTCATCCGCCGCACGCTGGGCAAGTGGGTCTCGGACAACTACCGCCGCCGCCCGATGATCCTGCCGGTCGTCGTCGAGGTCTGACCCCTCGCACGCGCCAACTCCGGAGCGGGGCCCCTCGATTTGCATCGGGGCGCCCCGCTCCAGTACGTTTACGGCTCCGCCTGAACGGGAACCCGGTACGACCGTGTGCCAGGAGTCACCCGAGCGGGACGGAAATTCCGACTCAGAATCTCTGATAAAGTCGGAACCGCCGGAAAGGGAAACGCGAAAGCGGAAACCTGGAAAGCACCGAGGAAATCGGATCGGGAAACGGTCTGATAGAGTCGGAAACGCAAGAACAAAGCAAGACAGCAAGACCGAAGGGAAGCGCCCGGAGGAAAGCCCGAGAGGGTGAGTACAAAGGAAGCGTCCGTTCCTTGAGAACTCAACAGCGTGCCAAAAATCAACGCCAGATATGTTGATACCCCGTCTCCGGCCGATCGGCTGGGGCGAGGTTCCTTTGAAAAAGTCCTGCCGGGCACTGCCTGGCAGGCGCACAGCGAGGACGCTGTGAACCGGGGGGATTATTCCTCTCCTTGGTTCCGCTCTCGTGGTGTCGTCCCGATTACGGGAAAACATTCACGGAGAGTTTGATCCTGGCTCAGGACGAACGCTGGCGGCGTGCTTAACACATGCAAGTCGAACGATGAAGCCCTTCGGGGTGGATTAGTGGCGAACGGGTGAGTAACACGTGGGCAATCTGCCCTTCACTCTGGGACAAGCCCTGGAAACGGGGTCTAATACCGGATAACACCTGCCCGGGCATCTGGGTGGGTTAAAAGCTCCGGCGGTGAAGGATGAGCCCGCGGCCTATCAGCTTGTTGGTGAGGTAGTGGCTCACCAAGGCGACGACGGGTAGCCGGCCTGAGAGGGCGACCGGCCACACTGGGACTGAGACACGGCCCAGACTCCTACGGGAGGCAGCAGTGGGGAATATTGCACAATGGGCGAAAGCCTGATGCAGCGACGCCGCGTGAGGGATGACGGCCTTCGGGTTGTAAACCTCTTTCAGCAGGGAAGAAGCGAAAGTGACGGTACCTGCAGAAGAAGCGCCGGCTAACTACGTGCCAGCAGCCGCGGTAATACGTAGGGCGCAAGCGTTGTCCGGAATTATTGGGCGTAAAGAGCTCGTAGGCGGCTTGTCACGTCGGGTGTGAAAGCCCGGGGCTTAACCCCGGGTCTGCATTCGATACGGGCTAGCTAGAGTGTGGTAGGGGAGATCGGAATTCCTGGTGTAGCGGTGAAATGCGCAGATATCAGGAGGAACACCGGTGGCGAAGGCGGATCTCTGGGCCATTACTGACGCTGAGGAGCGAAAGCGTGGGGAGCGAACAGGATTAGATACCCTGGTAGTCCACGCCGTAAACGGTGGGAACTAGGTGTTGGCGACATTCCACGTCGTCGGTGCCGCAGCTAACGCATTAAGTTCCCCGCCTGGGGAGTACGGCCGCAAGGCTAAAACTCAAAGGAATTGACGGGGGCCCGCACAAGCAGCGGAGCATGTGGCTTAATTCGACGCAACGCGAAGAACCTTACCAAGGCTTGACATACACCGGAAACGGCCAGAGATGGTCGCCCCCTTGTGGTCGGTGTACAGGTGGTGCATGGCTGTCGTCAGCTCGTGTCGTGAGATGTTGGGTTAAGTCCCGCAACGAGCGCAACCCTTGTTCTGTGTTGCCAGCATGCCCTTCGGGGTGATGGGGACTCACAGGAGACTGCCGGGGTCAACTCGGAGGAAGGTGGGGACGACGTCAAGTCATCATGCCCCTTATGTCTTGGGCTGCACACGTGCTACAATGGCAGGTACAATGAGCTGCGAAGCCGTGAGGCGGAGCGAATCTCAAAAAGCCTGTCTCAGTTCGGATTGGGGTCTGCAACTCGACCCCATGAAGTCGGAGTTGCTAGTAATCGCAGATCAGCATTGCTGCGGTGAATACGTTCCCGGGCCTTGTACACACCGCCCGTCACGTCACGAAAGTCGGTAACACCCGAAGCCGGTGGCCCAACCCCTTGTGGGAGGGAGCTGTCGAAGGTGGGACTGGCGATTGGGACGAAGTCGTAACAAGGTAGCCGTACCGGAAGGTGCGGCTGGATCACCTCCTTTCTAAGGAGCACTTCTTACCGATCCCTCCGGGGTGAGGTCAGAGGCCAGTACATCGGCGAATGTCTGATGCTGGTTGCTCATGGGTGGAACGTTGATTATTCGGCATCTTCAGTCATCTCAGGCTGTGAGTACTGCTCTTCGGGGCGTGGAAAGCTGATCATGAGTGGCGGGGGTGCCGGGCACGCTGTTGGGTGTCTGAAGGTACGGCCGAATTGGCTGCCTTCAGTGCCGGCCCCAGTGCACTCGAACCGGAAGGTTTGGGGTGATGGGTGGTTGGTCGTTGTTTGAGAACTGCACAGTGGACGCGAGCATCTGTGGCCAAGTTTTTAAGGGCGCACGGTGGATGCCTTGGCACCAGGAACCGATGAAGGACGTGGGAGGCCACGATAGTCCCCGGGGAGTCGTCAACCAGGCTTTGATCCGGGGGTTTCCGAATGGGGAAACCCGGCAGTCGTCATGGGCTGTCACCCATACCTGAACACATAGGGTATGTGGAGGGAACGCGGGGAAGTGAAACATCTCAGTACCCGCAGGAAGAGAAAACAACCGTGATTCCGGGAGTAGTGGCGAGCGAAACTGGATGAGGCCAAACCATATGCGTGTGAGACCCGGCAGGGGTTGCGTATGTGGGGTTGTGGGATTTCTCTTTCACGGTCTGCCGGCCGTGAGACGAGTCAGAAACCGTTGATGTAGGCGAAGGACATGCGAAAGGTCCGGCGTAGAGGGTAAGACCCCCGTAGTCGAAACGTCAACGGCTCGTTTGAGAAACACCCAAGTAGCACGGGGCCCGAGAAATCCCGTGTGAATCTGGCGGGACCACCCGCTAAGCCTAAATATTCCCTGGTGACCGATAGCGGATAGTACCGTGAGGGAATGGTGAAAAGTACCGCGGGAGCGGAGTGAAATAGTACCTGAAACCGTGTGCCTACAAGCCGTGGGAGCGTCGGGCAAGCACTTGTGCTTGCCTCGTGACTGCGTGCCTTTTGAAGAATGAGCCTGCGAGTTTGCGGTGTGTTGCGAGGTTAACCCGTGTGGGGAAGCCGTAGCGAAAGCGAGTCCGAATAGGGCGATTTAGTAGCGCGCTCAAGACCCGAAGCGGAGTGATCTAGCCATGGGCAGGTTGAAGCGGCTGTAAGAGGTCGTGGAGGACCGAACCCACCAGGGTTGAAAACCTGGGGGATGACCTGTGGTTAGGGGTGAAAGGCCAATCAAACTCCGTGATAGCTGGTTCTCCCCGAAATGCATTTAGGTGCAGCGTCGTGTGTTTCTTGCCGGAGGTAGAGCACTGGATAGGCGATGGGCCCTACCGGGTTACTGACCTTAGCCAAACTCCGAATGCCGGTAAGTGAGAGCGCGGCAGTGAGACTGTGGGGGATAAGCTCCATGGTCGAGAGGGAAACAGCCCAGAGCATCGACTAAGGCCCCTAAGCGTACGCTAAGTGGGAAAGGATGTGGAGTCGCAGAGACAACCAGGAGGTTGGCTTAGAAGCAGCCACCCTTGAAAGAGTGCGTAATAGCTCACTGGTCTAGTGATTCCGCGCCGACAATGTAGCGGGGCTCAAGCGTACCGCCGAAGTCGTGTCATTGCAGCAATAGGGCCAACGCCCGCTGTGATGGGTAGGGGAGCGTCGTGTGCCGGGTGAAGCCGCGCCGGAAGGCAGTGGTGGACGGTTCACGAGTGAGAATGCAGGCATGAGTAGCGATACACACGTGAGAAACGTGTGCGCCGATTGACTAAGGGTTCCTGGGTCAAGCTGATCTGCCCAGGGTAAGTCGGGACCTAAGGCGAGGCCGACAGGCGTAGTCGATGGATAACCGGTTGATATTCCGGTACCCGCTGTGAAGCGTCAAACATTGAACCAGGCGATGCTAAGTCCGTGAAGCCGCCCCGGAGCCTTCGGGCAAAGGGGAGTGGTGGAGCCGACGGACCAGACCTGCAGTAGGTGAGTGATGGGGTGACGCAGGAAGGTAGTCCATCCCGGGCGGTGGTTGTCCCGGGGTAAGGGTGTAGGACGTCAGGTAGGCAAATCCGCCTGACACATAGTCTGAGACCTGATGCCGAGCCGATTGTGGTGAAGTGGATGATCCTATGCTGTCGAGAAAAGCCTCTAGCGAGTTTCATGGCGGCCCGTACCCTAAACCGACTCAGGTGGTCAGGTAGAGAATACCGAGGCGTTCGGGTGAACTATGGTTAAGGAACTCGGCAAAATGCCCCCGTAACTTCGGGAGAAGGGGGCCATCACCGGTGATCGGATTTACTCCGTGAGCTGGGGGTGGCCGCAGAGACCAGCGAGAAGCGACTGTTTACTAAAAACACAGGTCCGTGCGAAGCCGTAAGGCGATGTATACGGACTGACGCCTGCCCGGTGCTGGAACGTTAAGGGGACCGGTTAGTCACTCTTCGGGGTGGCGAAGCTGAGAACTTAAGCGCCAGTAAACGGCGGTGGTAACTATAACCATCCTAAGGTAGCGAAATTCCTTGTCGGGTAAGTTCCGACCTGCACGAATGGCGTAACGACTTCTCGACTGTCTCAACCATAGGCCCGGTGAAATTGCACTACGAGTAAAGATGCTCGTTTCGCGCAGCAGGACGGAAAGACCCCGGGACCTTTACTACAGTTTGATATTGGTGTTCGGTTCGGCTTGTGTAGGATAGGTGGGAGACTTTGAACTCTGAGCGCCAGCTCAGGGGGAGTCGTCGTTGAAATACCACTCTGGTCGTGCTGGATGTCTAACCTGGGTCCGTGATCCGGATCAGGGACAGTGTCTGATGGGTAGTTTAACTGGGGCGGTTGCCTCCTAAAGAGTAACGGAGGCGCCCAAAGGTTCCCTCAGCCTGGTTGGTAATCAGGTGTTGAGTGTAAGTGCACAAGGGAGCTTGACTGTGAGACCGACGGGTCGAGCAGGGACGAAAGTCGGGACTAGTGATCCGGCGGTGGCTTGTGGAAGCGCCGTCGCTCAACGGATAAAAGGTACCCCGGGGATAACAGGCTGATCTTCCCCAAGAGTCCATATCGACGGGATGGTTTGGCACCTCGATGTCGGCTCGTCGCATCCTGGGGCTGGAGTCGGTCCCAAGGGTTGGGCTGTTCGCCCATTAAAGCGGTACGCGAGCTGGGTTTAGAACGTCGTGAGACAGTTCGGTCCCTATCCGCTGCGCGCGTAGGAATATTGAGAAGGGCTGTCCCTAGTACGAGAGGACCGGGACGGACGAACCTCTGGTGTGCCAGTTGTCCTGCCAAGGGCATGGCTGGTTGGCTACGTTCGGGAGGGATAACCGCTGAAAGCATCTAAGCGGGAAGCCTGCTTCGAGATGAGTATTCCCACCCCCTTTGAGGGGTTAAGGCTCCCAGTAGACGACTGGGTTGATAGGCCGGATCTGGAAGGCGGGTAACCGCTGGAGGTGACCGGTACTAATAGGCCGAGGGCT is a window of Streptomyces sp. NBC_00271 DNA encoding:
- the dapA gene encoding 4-hydroxy-tetrahydrodipicolinate synthase, yielding MAPTSTPQTPFGRVLTAMVTPFTADGALDLDGAQRLATHLVDAGNDGLIINGTTGESPTTSDVEKSDLVRAVLEAVGDRAHIVAGVGTNDTHHSIELARAAEKAGAHGLLTVTPYYNKPPQEGLYRHFSAIADATELPVMLYDIPGRSGVPISTETLVRLAEHPRIVANKDAKGDLGRASWAIARSGLAWYSGDDMLNLPLLSVGAVGFVSVVGHVVTPELRAMLDAYVSGDVQKATEIHQKLLPVFTGMFRTQGVMTTKAALALQGLPAGPLRAPMVELSPEETAQLKIDLAAGGVEL
- the thyX gene encoding FAD-dependent thymidylate synthase; this translates as MTDTPADDLKPSFRSDVTVELVKHTASDSDVLFAARVSTLGEQSLDELQKDPERSKGLLNYLMRDRHGSPFEHNSMTFFISAPIFVFREFMRHRVGWSYNEESGRYRELEPVFYVPDESRKLVQEGRPGKYVFVEGTQAQQELTGRVMEDSYRQAYEAYQEMLAAGVAREVARAVLPVGLFSSMYATCNARSLMHFLGLRTQHELAKVPSFPQREIEMVGEQMEAEWAKLMPLTYAAFNANGRVAP
- a CDS encoding ribonuclease J, with translation MSHPHPELGPPPKLPKGGLRVTPLGGLGEIGRNMTVFEYDGRLLIVDCGVLFPEEEQPGIDLILPDFTSIRDRLDDIEGIVLTHGHEDHIGAVPFLLREKPDIPLIGSKLTLALIEAKLQEHRIRPYTLEVAEGHRERIGPFDCEFVAVNHSIPDALAVAIRTPAGMVVHTGDFKMDQLPLDNRLTDLHAFARLSEEGIDLLLSDSTNAEVPGFVPPERDISNALRTVFASARKRIIVASFASHVHRIQQILDAAHEYGRRVAFVGRSMVRNMGIARDLGYLKVPPGLVVDVKTLDDLPDHEIVLVCTGSQGEPMAALSRMANRDHQIRIVQGDTVILASSLIPGNENAVYRVINGLTRWGANVVHKGNAKVHVSGHASAGELLYFYNICKPRNLMPVHGEWRHLRANAELGALTGVPHDRIVIAEDGIVVDLIEGKAKISGKVQAGYVYVDGLSVGDVGEPALKDRKILGDEGIISVFVVIDSSTGKINAGPHVHARGSGIDDSAFADVIPKVTEVLERSAQDGVVEPHQMQQLIRRTLGKWVSDNYRRRPMILPVVVEV